A DNA window from Bos indicus x Bos taurus breed Angus x Brahman F1 hybrid chromosome 16, Bos_hybrid_MaternalHap_v2.0, whole genome shotgun sequence contains the following coding sequences:
- the LOC113906474 gene encoding histone H3.3C-like, which produces MARTKRTAYKSTGGKVPRKQLVIEAAGKSAPSTSGMTKPHRYRPGTVALREIRPYQKSTHFLIRKLPFQRLVREIAQDFKTDLKFQSAAIRTLQEASEAYLVGLPEDTNLCAIHLEFHHHAPKTSSWLAG; this is translated from the coding sequence ATGGCCCGGACCAAGAGGACAGCTTATAAATCCACGGGTGGGAAAGTGCCCCGCAAACAGCTGGTCATCGAAGCGGCCGGGAAAAGCGCCCCCTCTACCAGCGGGATGACAAAACCTCATCGCTACAGGCCCGGGACCGTTGCCCTCCGAGAAATCCGTCCTTACCAGAAATCCACCCATTTTCTGATTCGGAAGCTGCCTTTCCAGAGGTTGGTGAGGGAGATCGCCCAGGATTTCAAAACCGACTTGAAGTTCCAGAGTGCCGCCATCCGTACGCTGCAGGAGGCTAGCGAAGCGTACCTGGTGGGTTTGCCTGAAGATACTAATCTGTGCGCGATCCATTTGGAGTTTCACCATCACGCCCCAAAGACATCCAGTTGGCTCGCTGGAtag